Within the Echinicola sp. 20G genome, the region AGGATGGGGATATGCTATTCTGGTTCCTTCAAGCATTCAGGCTGACCACGGTGCAGGTTTAAGGTCTGGTGTCATAGGCCTGGCTAACAAGGGTAAATTCCGGAACCCGAAACAATGGGGAGCCTTGCGGGCTTGGGCATGGGGAGCCAGTAGGGCCATGGATTATTTCGAGTCAGATCCTGATGTGGATGCTTCCAGAATTGGTATTGAAGGAACCTCACGTTATGGGAAAGCAGCATTGGTCACTATGGCATTTGACGCCCGGTTTGCGCTTGGGTTTATTGGCTCTTCCGGAGCCGGTGGTGCATCAATCCTGAGAAGGAACTTCGGTGAGCAGGTAGAAAACTTGGCCTCATCGGCTGAGTACCATTGGTTTTGTGGGAATTTCCTGAAATATGCCAGTGACCTTACCGTGGATGATCTTCCAATAGATGCCCATTCCTTAGTGGCGCTTTGTGCTCCAAGGCCTGTGTTTATAAGTGCTGGTTCACCTTTTATAGAAGGACAGTGGGTGGATGCCAAAGGAATGTTTTTGGGCGGAGTCCATGCAAGCCCTGTTTATGAGCTATTGGGCATGAAAGGATTTACTTCTTCGGATTTTCCGGAAATGGGGGCTTCAATGACTGAAGGGGAGATTGCATACAGGCAACACGCAGGAGGCCATTCCACTGGACCCAACTGGAGCACATGGATCGCTTGGGCCTCCCGATATTGGAACCCTAATAAATAAAAAAAATAATGTTTTAAGTAAATAAAAAATGAAACAGATATTCCGTTTAACCTTTCTTTTTTGTGTTGTAGTGTTAGGGGAGTCTTATGGCCAGAACCCAATCATCCGTGAGGTTTTCACGGCAGATCCAGCACCGATTGTCTATAATGATACGGTCTTTTTATATACCAGCCATGATACAGCAAGTGTAGATGCCACCAACTACCAAATGAAAGATTGGTTGGTTTTTTCTTCCACTGATATGGTCAACTGGACCAACCATGGGGCGCCACTTTCCCCAAAGTCTTTCTCATGGGCCACGGGTGATGCATATGCGGCCCATTGTATTGAAAGAGATGGTAAGTTTTACTGGTATGTATCCACTTTTCATAAAAAGGATGAAAATAGTGGTGGCGGTGCGGCCATTGGAGTGGCAGTTGCCGACAGCCCTACAGGACCTTTTAAGGATGCTTTAGGAAAGGCTTTGATTGTTAATGAAATGACTACTGATAACGAACATGGTTGGGATGATATTGACCCGGCAGTTTTTATTGATGATGATGGTCAGGCTTATCTCTATTGGGGCAATGGAAGCTGTAAATGGGCCAAGCTCAAAGAAAATATGGTAGAATTGGACGGTCCTATTCACCATTTTAAGCCAAAGAATTTTATAGAAGGCCCTTGGGTATACAAAAGGAAAGACCTGTATTACTTGGTATATGCCAGTGCCGGTACCCAACCTGAAATGATAGAATACTGTACTGCATCAAGTCCTGAAGGACCCTGGACCTATCAGGGAATTATTATGGAAAATGTTCCCAATTGTTTTACTGTCCATCCAGGGATCGTTACTTATAAAGAAAAAGATTATTTCTTTTATCATAATGGGGTGCTGCCTAGCGGAGGAAGTTATAGAAGATCCATTTGTGTTGACTATATGCATTACAACCCAGATGGTACCATTCAAAAAATAGAACAAACCCAACAGGGGGTACTGTCGGTAAAATAATCTTTAAAGCAAATAATCAAACTAATGAACACGATATTGAGATGGATTCCTTTGACCCTGGTTCTTATTGTTATGGGGTTTTCAAGCCAAGCACAAGACAAGAACTTTTACATTTTTCTGGCTTTTGGCCAGTCCAATATGGAAGGAGCCGCAAAGTTTGAGGAACAGGATATGGACGTGGACCCGAGGTTTCAGGTGCTGCAGTCTATCGATTGTTCTGGTCTGGATAGGGAAAAGGGCAGTTGGTATCCTGCAGTGCCACCCTTGACCAGATGTCATACAGGGCTTACGCCTGTGGATTATTTTGGTAGGACTTTGGTGGAAAATCTCCCTGACAGTATTCGGGTAGGGGTGATCAATGTGTCTGTGGGAGGATGTAGAATTGAGCTTTTTGAAAAAGACAAGTATAAAGCCTATGTGGAAACAGCCCCTAATTGGCTTAAAAACATGGTCAAGGAATATGACGGAAACCCTTACCACCATTTGGTAGAACTGGCAAAAACTGCCCAAAATGATGGGGTCGTCAAGGGAATACTACTGCATCAAGGGGAGTCCAATACAGGGGATTTAGACTGGCCACAAAAAGTAAAAGGAGTATATCAAAATCTATTGGCTGACTTGGACTTGGCTTCAGAAGAAGTTCCTTTATTGGCCGGTGAAATGGTCA harbors:
- a CDS encoding sialate O-acetylesterase, which translates into the protein MNTILRWIPLTLVLIVMGFSSQAQDKNFYIFLAFGQSNMEGAAKFEEQDMDVDPRFQVLQSIDCSGLDREKGSWYPAVPPLTRCHTGLTPVDYFGRTLVENLPDSIRVGVINVSVGGCRIELFEKDKYKAYVETAPNWLKNMVKEYDGNPYHHLVELAKTAQNDGVVKGILLHQGESNTGDLDWPQKVKGVYQNLLADLDLASEEVPLLAGEMVSAAQGGKCASMNAIIATLPEVIPNAHVISSEDCEAVSDGLHFSAAGYRELGRRYGAQMLSIIGN
- a CDS encoding acetylxylan esterase gives rise to the protein MQKLIKQYNKKRPNRKVLMVSILVLLNVLSLVDNGLYAQGWNRDSLNKQTQLDYGEMIQNLGLKAAMRPGPSGDPSAPNAANTDESKVWNYTLPDPLVANEGDLITSEDAWWKVRRPQILKDLETEMFGTLPENLPAVTWQVVAEKDTIIANYPVTEKLLIGKVDNASFPEIDVEIELLVGIPVAATKAVPVVMEFGFIRWPFGSPSAEPNSYFISPYEPRWKQQLLSKGWGYAILVPSSIQADHGAGLRSGVIGLANKGKFRNPKQWGALRAWAWGASRAMDYFESDPDVDASRIGIEGTSRYGKAALVTMAFDARFALGFIGSSGAGGASILRRNFGEQVENLASSAEYHWFCGNFLKYASDLTVDDLPIDAHSLVALCAPRPVFISAGSPFIEGQWVDAKGMFLGGVHASPVYELLGMKGFTSSDFPEMGASMTEGEIAYRQHAGGHSTGPNWSTWIAWASRYWNPNK
- a CDS encoding glycoside hydrolase family 43 protein; this encodes MKQIFRLTFLFCVVVLGESYGQNPIIREVFTADPAPIVYNDTVFLYTSHDTASVDATNYQMKDWLVFSSTDMVNWTNHGAPLSPKSFSWATGDAYAAHCIERDGKFYWYVSTFHKKDENSGGGAAIGVAVADSPTGPFKDALGKALIVNEMTTDNEHGWDDIDPAVFIDDDGQAYLYWGNGSCKWAKLKENMVELDGPIHHFKPKNFIEGPWVYKRKDLYYLVYASAGTQPEMIEYCTASSPEGPWTYQGIIMENVPNCFTVHPGIVTYKEKDYFFYHNGVLPSGGSYRRSICVDYMHYNPDGTIQKIEQTQQGVLSVK